The Sabethes cyaneus chromosome 3, idSabCyanKW18_F2, whole genome shotgun sequence DNA window cgagcactcggagttttcgaacggcggattCTATCTTTGCCGGCGTGCaaaagaacggtgtatggaggcgaagaatgataCGAAGAAagaatacgttgggcaggacatgttgctagaatgccgaacaactttCCTGCAAAAGTGGTTTCCATATCGAATTCGGTAGGAACAACACGAAAAGGGGCACAATCTTTTAGCCTCCGTAATGACTTACAGTTCAAAATTATTATTCGGCGAAGCCGCTTTTATAGAAACTTCAAACCGCTAGTGTTACTCCACATACTGGAGTTCGGGCTATTGGAAACATAGTGGAACATagtcttctttttctcattttgCTTCCAGTTGGAAGCCAGCCTATTTTTAGTTATAATACTCTATGAAATGGTCCTTTCTGGAGGATGATTTTTTAGGGCATAGTTCGTTCTGGGGAATGGTGAATCTAGGAAATCGTTTTCGGGGCAATGGTATACAATCATATGATGTAAGTATTTTGTGGTTTTCCATAACAAAATATAGTTCAACCAAAATAACGAAGCTAAGCTGCAAACACCATAGCGTCCTATGAACAGCTTTAGATGGCTAAGAAGTATAAAGAAAAAACCAAATTTGATGCCTTATTATTTAAAATGGTAAATTCAAAGCCAGTGTCAACAGTATAGTGCTGGTAAACACACTTTTTAACATTCTgattcgtttttttattttaatgctacCTTTCACCTTTTATTAATCGTATTTCACACCTAGATTTTGTATGTGAGAAAAATAAAGCCAATATTTCCGTGCTTATTCACTTTGCTTCGCTTGGTTATTGAGTGTGTGTGTGGCATTTCGTAGAACATAAAGCGTATATTCCTAAGGGTAAGATTCAACTATAGTCAAAAAATTTGCTGTATTACATGCTGATGAGGTGTATGCGCGTTTCTTGCAGGTGTACTTTTCTGTTGTCAGGTGTGACTTTGCTTATTCTACAATCAGTTGCAGTgatgaagttaatttttatgcGATTCCCATACTGTCCCGTATGTATAGTTCTTGCGTTAAGTATCACTTCCTTTTCTTCCCTGGGGCTTCTATCCGCCAGAATATATAAATCTGATTCAAAcgtttatagaaaaataaagaGACTTCATCTTCCTGTCGAATATCCATACTTTTAGTACGTTTACTATTTTATAGCTATAATTGTGTATTTGTTAAATGTGTTTGGCTGGACATTGTGTGGTAAGCAAAAGATATAATTTATGCTGAAATATAAAACTGCGGTAGGCTTATCTACATAACACCATTCGAACATGAACAGTATCTGCCCTTATCATATCGTTTTTGTCTGAGTACATCTGATTCCAAACTGGAAGTCTATGTGCTCAACATACAAGAGCACAACATGTAAACGATTGCTTTACATTTTCACACGGTTGAACTGTAATTTTAATTGCAGTGTAACAAACCCAGATCAATGCTGTttctttaataataaaataagaaGAACAGAATAAACATTTAAAGTCAAACTTGTtagtttttttaattgaaacacaaagtatataaaaaatgaataaaatatgtCGCACAAATATCTGCATTAAGTATTTTCCACATTATAAACAAATTCTATTGAGTCTCACTAAACAAAACTTAACAATTTTGGATAACAAAATATTTTGGATAACTTCATTTTATTCCCCAAAACTTCTCGGGATCcaaaatcaaacattttatATGCATCTTCAAGTTTTCTTTGGTTTACAGAGCATTTGTTAGTGAAATTACTTCGTCACATAATTACTATCATTAATAATACCTGGATGAAGAAATTACAAACAGTAAACATTGACACGAGTAACGCCTTTCCTTAGTACATAATAATAAATTGAAATTATAGTTCAGCGCCTAACTCTAATTTGTGCCTAATGCTAGTTTGGTAAAGCCATAAAAACATTCACCAAAACGTTCGAAACAGCCGATTAGTTGTAGTGAGATTCTAAAACTAGAAAACGTATAATAAAATTTTCTGCGATAACGTtcaatatttcataaatttgttaatttaatatctacTCCGAAGGCAAGCGAGTTGTCTTatagttgttgttttttttattttttttgttcttacGCAATTTGAAATGCAATCGACATTCAGTGCTAAGCAAGACGCCGACCAAAGGAAACCTAAGTGTGGTAGGTGTCAGATTCTTGCTCGTGTGCCACACAGGTCAATCTCAGAATGAGAACTCCCGCCGACGTGGGATGAATATTGAAATATGGGCAGTGTGACACCTGGTGACCATCATTTGTTTAAAGCTAAGAACAGAACTATTAACATTTGCGGTGAGCAGCATAAACTATACGTTAAGCCATTGTTGGACAGCATAATTTAGGTATTTATTGCAGTAGTTGTTTAGAATTAATCTAATTGAGTCGGTGTTTCGTGTGAGTGTATTGTTTGTGTGATAGTGCTATCCAGGGGATTCATTAAAGTATTTCACTCTTCGGTAAGTATTTCAAACGCTTCCTGTCGCTTGGCTAAAGTAAGCTAAATATTAATTTCTTCTAGGCTAGTCTAGGTAAAATTAAGATTATCCCTTAAATCAGCAAGACACGGACGAATGTCGGATAAACAACACGTCAACGGTCGGGTGGTATTCTAAGAGATCGCAAGACTTTACTCGCCTAAAATAGGAAACTCATGATAGTCAAATCTTGCACAACACTTTGTACATGTGCATTCAAATTGTTACACTTACCTGATATTGCTCTTCCGTTTCGATAAGTCCTTTAACGGCTACCACTTGGTATTGAGGTGCTCTCATTGCAGCCGAGTTTTTCCGAATCAACCGCAGCGAGTCTTGGGAAGACCCTAGAGCTGCAACCTGTCGAGGGCCATGACTAGGGTCTAATACCAGTAGCGACAGCCCAGAGGTGCGCTGTTCAATTCCTATTATGGTTCTTGAGTGACCTAAAATAGCAAATTCTAGTAAGTAATTGCCAACTTCTGACTCTAAGTTTCTCTTACCTTGATGCTGTAGATATAATGGCGGTGTATGTATTCTAGGTTCTTCGAAGTAACGCATAACCCAATTAAAAAGCTCAGGATGACGTCCATCTAAGGACGTTGGTCGATGAAAATCCACCAGTTCACAACGAATTCTCAGCCACGAAAGTACTGTAACGATTTCTGTCGCTCCGATCCACTTCCGCGTGTTGTACAGTTTGCATCCGAGTTGTTCGGAGCCTTGTAAATCAAAACCCTGTGCCCAGGCGGCTTCAACCATACGTTGTAAACGTGAAATACTGGGCATAGCTGTCCGTGCCGGACCATGAGATCCCCACGCAGAATAGAGTGCTTCATTATAAGCGGTATTCTGTAAAAAAAACTCAATCAGTAAACTGCAACACCAAATTCACATAGAAATGACTACCTGCAACAACGACGAAAGCATCATCTGAAGGTTTCGATAGCCGCAACCCCACCCTTTATCCCCGTAGCTAGAAGCATAGTGGTCTACGCTCGAGCAAACGTACGTCTTGAGCACATTAGGTGAAGATGAAGAAAGTGCAAGAACTCTCGGCGATACAGTTTTTGTACAAGACGAACCATCGTCCACTCCGTGAGATTCTGCGGCTCTCAGCCCAACCTGTCGTTCGTAATAATCGGCAACACTCATTTCACCGGCATAAACAGCCCGTTGCATAGCGGCCGCAGATTGTTCCCGAAAGTTTCCTTGATCATCCATACCGTACTGTGCTCGTAGCATTTCGAATTCCCGTTGCTCGCGAAGTTTTTGTGCTTGTTTTTCTAGGTCAGGTTCGACTGTGACTGGATTTTGTGGACTTTTGCTAAAATGTTTCTCAATGTGTATTTCCATATCTGCAGTTTTCATATTGTCAAACGATATTCCGCATACCGGACACAGACTGCCAGTTAAGCTACCATTTACTGTAGCAGCTGCCGCCGGTGTTCCCCCATTTTGTCGGTCAGCTTTCGCCGGGCTCAAAATATCACGATGTTCTATGTTAACGTGTAGTTCCAAGTCTGAACCAGACTCGAAAGTCCTGGCACAAATCGGACATTGCAAAGCGCTAAGGGTATCTACATGGGAATTCCCGCTGTTCTCGTTATTTATGCTAGGACTCAATGGATCAAAGTGTGATCGATTAATATGCTCTTCTAGCACCGTCGGATTTTCGGTTGTATACGGGCATAACAAACACTGCAATGGACTTGGTTTAGTTGTGATGGTAGGAATCGGTTTGTGAGATTTCAGTTTAAGTCCCAGTTGTGACCGAAGTGGAGATCCTTGCCCACCAGCGCCGCTTCCATTAGGAGTACCACTGGTAGTCGCCGTACCACTCACTGACGTGCCGCTAGTACATCCCGCTCCTCCACCGTTCATTATCATTTCTTTACTTTCGTTCATATCACAGCTTTTTTCGCTTGTACTTGTTACCATAACATCAGGATACTGGCTACTTAACGGCTGCTGCTGATTGATCTTGTTTGCACTACTGCTTGTATGACTGTAATTACTACAGCTCGTACTCGTGCTACCATTACAAAATCCATTCATCTGAACTCCAGCAGTAGATTTACCACTGCTGATACTGGTAGCTGAATTGCTCATCGATGAACTCACTTTGTAGCTGCTAGTGCTTGTTCCATTGTTGACACTATTCTGGTGAGCTGTCGAACTAGTAACTGATGAGCTGTTCATCAACATAGCTCCATTACTCAATCCAGGTTTATTGTTGACGGTGTTGGACACCGGAGTGAGAAGCTCAGCTGTGATTGATGGTGACAAACCCCGACAATCGGAAATAGAGTCAGAGTCACCGTCAATACTGGGAGTCTGATCATCAATAAAACTCATCAACTCATTTTCCGGAGTGAGATAGTCCAGATGGGCTTGATTTACGTGCAGTAATAGTTCAGCTGCCGGCACGCCGCTGAGCCCACAAAATGGACACTGAGCATTGCCTTCCACGTGGCATTGGCGCGTGTGTTCCCGCATCGTATCATCTGACATGCCGGACATACCACATATCTCGCAAGAGTGCTCCTGTGGGAGAATGCCGTTGACGGCTGCAGCTGCCGCCGTTGGAGAAGTTGCAACCACCGAGaattctttcttgttttctttgttATCACCATGATGGGACATTGTCTGTAAGAAACAGCGAATAAACAACATTTAGTGGAGttatcaaaaaaataattttctaaattACTGTGTACGCttagttttaaaattatttcgtgCATATTGCTCTAAAGGACCGTATAGCATCTCTGCGTGAAATTTTCATCTAACCCTGTCCATTAAACTTTAGTAGAACAAGAACTTTTTTAGACCACACCATCATTACAGGTTGGTGAAcgactggataatgcgtaatGTAAATCCCATAATGGTCTTTagtctcttattcagcaactcctatccctaccttgTCGTAGTACCAGCCGGAAGATCGGGCAATCAAACTCGGTGGAAGCTAAGATCGCATACCGACAGAGGGAGACActgtgttgtctcgacactataagatggcagtctCATCACGAGACTTTGGCCTCAGTAAGGTAACCTACCTAAGCTTTAAAttactacgaaaaatcaagaaataaCTGTTACCAACGTATGCTCCTTACGGGATGCAGATGTCGATTCGGACCATTCGTAGCAGTACATATGCGCTGAAAACTATCAACGATTTATACCTCGTGACGAAACCGCCCTTCTCGGTTAAGCATTAGACAATTGGACAACCCGCgaattgccgaaaactacgcgtgcaTACCGGATGAAactaccttcctctgtggagcttgGTGCTGCGACCGTCGAAGGTGGAACGGAACTTAACCTAGAAATACCTACAAACTATTAAAACGTGCTGGCTCCCGATATCGAaaagatccgacgagaaatcggttagCTGAAGTGTAATAGAATCGCCGGAAAGAAACGACTTCTGGCAGAACTCTATAAAAAGgccaagaaccactagcaatggcatatcactggataatttcaagattTTGGAAGGAGgacaaactaccggaggagtagatgaaaggtgtttttttgtcccatctatCGAAAGGACGACCGACTAGGTTGCTGTAATTACCTCGGCGTAatgctgatcaacgccgcctacaaggtgctctctcggATTTTGTCACATCttctattcccaatagcaagagaattcgaagGGTAGTAGCAAGCAGGTTTTATGGGAATCCGTGATACTACGGATAAATTTTTCACTCCTCGACAAATGTCAGAAGAACAACGGGCCCACGCTTTATATTTTAGTGGATTTCAGGGTAGCATAAGATACAGTCGAGTGCGAACAGGCAGATAATATCACGAGAACAGTTTTCCGCAAAAACTGACGCAGCTGATAAAAGTTATCCAGGAGTGAGGATGTGCTACGTGTGTATTTTGAGGGCACtctcgaatcgcacagagggttgtttttccatgtgtggactcattactgcgaccagtatagttgatctattgtaatatcgcccgggtgtttgctgtatgacctgcactgcatttcttttagctataatcgctattgagtgagccatatgcttattaaatttatgcgtgcttgtgcgtattggggtttacccttccttcaaagcttgatatactttacccacttattcctcgctgccagcactatcccatattacagccgtccctggcgaggactcattcgtacctctgaccagtacacttaactaaaggagggacatttgcactgtcaggaggcttcagtgggtaaatatagaattcagcacgaaggaagggtaaattggaggggcctgagaataaacccatgctaaagtcactttgacatcgaatggcttgattctactaagattcgaacccacgcacagagggttgcggcaaggcgaTGGACTGTCGAGTGTcctatatgttattcaacatcgctattgcaGGTGTGATTCGGCGCGCGGGCTTCTAAATCAGAAAAAAGATCTTAGGTAAAAGTAgcaaactcctagcctttgcagatgacctcgatatcattactagagaAATCTTGAGACgacagaggcaatctacgccatactaaaaacggaggctgggaggattgggttacaaatcaatacgtTGAAAACCACATATATGATAGaaaaaggctccagagaaaataattttcgtctcCCACGGACAATGACGATTaccggcgatgaactggaagtggttaatgaatatacagcccggactcgattatccgggtgacaatttttattttcagcccggataatcaaatcacccggataatcgaatcatcatttttggcacAACAATTTTTTAggcatgtcaagttttttgacttttaggtatcagaaatgttttatttattattgatctatcttcccaaaagtcagaaaattcctttcttacgattttttccactgataatttttttggaccatattattttttgtatgttatgtttttcaatatttaggtattataaacgttttttttattattgatcaatctcccctgaagtcataaaattccttttttgcaatttttttattgatgattacgatgatgatgatgatggtaatggtgatgatgatgatgatttttaagtaaaaaaattgattccatcatcacaggatttatttttgttttgttcgtcgATAAATAGAATATAAgcaaggaattttgtagctttagggaggtgtatcaatacttgtcaagttggaatcatcatgtagcatgaaaactataacattaaggtttaaaataaatcattgaaaaaataataattttttttcacccggataatcgagtctaaaaacccggataatcgaatccccggttaatcgaatccccggataatcgagtccggcatGTATTTGTATATTTGAATACAATTGGGATCtcttggtcaccgccgacaataacacgagcaaggagattcaacgacgcattcaagctagaagtCGAGCGTACTTTACCCTCCGTAAGGCGCCCTGATCAAGGAGCACACCCCGTCACGCAAAGCTGACTATGTACGAATCGGTAATCCGGTAGTCCggtacggacttgagacagtaactttgcttacggaagacatacgtgcacttgccgtatttgaacgaaacgtgttgtggactatttttggcggactaCAAGCGGATAGGGGAGAGTGGCGTATAAGACCTATGAACCACGAAGAGCAGGCACTACATGGAGAGATTTACATCGTACGCCTGACCAAATCGTAAGGATGCAAggtgcagtgaaattcgttcaCTTGAAAACCCCTGCTGGCAcgaggaatagaggggcccagcgtgctagatggctcaacgaattggcgacgagtagcctaggGCCAAGTACAGTGCAAAGGAATTTTAGATACTGGTTCTACGAACGAGATTGGTGGTGCAAAGTAATGAGTTTCTAGGATAAAAACTACATGCACACACACCTTTTTGTGTTGAATTCTGCAATGCCGATGACGAAGCCTCCTGCCGAGGCGACATCGTTACAAGAATGGTACTGGCTCGAGCAGCGTAATGGAAGGTTATTGTCCAAAggcaaattttcatttattttcgcaCTTTCTAAAGAGTGAGATTGAAAAAGGGTGAAACCGAGAGTAAAGCACGGACAATGAGCAATTCGCGCACTCACTAATGATACTGCAAAACGATGAACACACAGGAAAATACCTGGCTGATGTCAAAACAGATCAAATATTACCCGCAGTGATaactgaaaaaatatgaaaagttATAGGCACTacgtactgaagtttttggagcgtcttagtcgaatacgaaacctggaaattaaataaaaagaaaatttatccaatttaattctactatgtatattttattcttggcaAATACGTATttctacatagtagaattaaattggataagttttctttttatttaatttccacgactacgtaattgacGTAGCACTACGTTTGGTTAGTTTTTGATGTAAAACCTCgcataaaaacttttttcatgacTTTGACCCTTGCACAGCTGATCTAGCGtaaaaaaataacatgaaaataatatgttattcttCCTAGTGAATCAAAGCTATTATCTATTGTTCATACTTATTATTATATCATGAGTTTTGTTTATTATATCTTTTGTAGGCCCATTTACATTTTACATAGC harbors:
- the LOC128740322 gene encoding zinc finger-containing ubiquitin peptidase 1-like: QEHSCEICGMSGMSDDTMREHTRQCHVEGNAQCPFCGLSGVPAAELLLHVNQAHLDYLTPENELMSFIDDQTPSIDGDSDSISDCRGLSPSITAELLTPVSNTVNNKPGLSNGAMLMNSSSVTSSTAHQNSVNNGTSTSSYKVSSSMSNSATSISSGKSTAGVQMNGFCNGSTSTSCSNYSHTSSSANKINQQQPLSSQYPDVMVTSTSEKSCDMNESKEMIMNGGGAGCTSGTSVSGTATTSGTPNGSGAGGQGSPLRSQLGLKLKSHKPIPTITTKPSPLQCLLCPYTTENPTVLEEHINRSHFDPLSPSINNENSGNSHVDTLSALQCPICARTFESGSDLELHVNIEHRDILSPAKADRQNGGTPAAAATVNGSLTGSLCPVCGISFDNMKTADMEIHIEKHFSKSPQNPVTVEPDLEKQAQKLREQREFEMLRAQYGMDDQGNFREQSAAAMQRAVYAGEMSVADYYERQVGLRAAESHGVDDGSSCTKTVSPRVLALSSSSPNVLKTYVCSSVDHYASSYGDKGWGCGYRNLQMMLSSLLQNTAYNEALYSAWGSHGPARTAMPSISRLQRMVEAAWAQGFDLQGSEQLGCKLYNTRKWIGATEIVTVLSWLRIRCELVDFHRPTSLDGRHPELFNWVMRYFEEPRIHTPPLYLQHQGHSRTIIGIEQRTSGLSLLVLDPSHGPRQVAALGSSQDSLRLIRKNSAAMRAPQYQVVAVKGLIETEEQYQASKVLRSLRIPPDR